In Lycium ferocissimum isolate CSIRO_LF1 chromosome 7, AGI_CSIRO_Lferr_CH_V1, whole genome shotgun sequence, the sequence GTACTTTTCTTTATTCggtatacataaattatatgcTTATTTTACATAGTTATATACATATTGTATAtggattatgtatatatatttcaaatacAAGTTTAGCAACTTGTGAGTCTCTCCTTGCAGAAAGCGGAACTCTTTCAATTACggcgaatctaggatttctACAATATAGGTGCACTACACTAAAGAAATTAAAGGAGAATAAAATGTATTAAGTGGGAATAATTGATCCTTGTTTTTATAGGTGAATAATTAACTTTCAACTAAGTGCATCATTAAGCCTTTTTGTAACATGGGTGTTAACGGGTACATAAAAGATTTGACATTTTCCATTCACGGAATAATAAACTTGCCACTTCACCGAATAATAACCTCGCATTCCACACTTAAAAGGATTGATCCTTCATTTATATTAAGCCAAAACCAGTTTACACCACAAGTACTACTCCATATATATGTGTCATTGACTAGCTAGACAATAgtatacaaacaaaaaaaatctttatcaCACATACAAAAATATTCTTATAACTTCTGATATAAAATATGTCATGATGTTTCGTGACAATTATAAGAGCATATCACTAAATTAAAGGCAAAATGAAAAGAATATAATGGAAGAGTTTCCTGATATGGTGACATATAATATgggcaaaagtcatagatagccTCCTAAACTTTATCATATTTTTCTCTGGGCTACCTAAATTGAAGATTGTACCTATTGGGTACCTAAACCAGTCTAAATTGATCCTATTGGGTACCTTTTGCCTATGTGGCGCCTACGTGGCGCAGCAATTGATTCCACTTTTTGTTGGGCGCGTGGACAGCCCTTTcatccttaatttttttttttttttggttaaaattttatctcttttaaataaaatttaatagataaattaataaaaattaacCCACCTCCCCCAGACACCCGTCTGTCCCCTGACCCCACCCCCtacccctttcttcttctccacttctccactgtacgttcttcttcttcttcgtttttttttttttctcttcttcttgttctCCACTCCACTGTACGttcccctcttcttcttcttcttccttttttttttctcctcttcttcttcattataacacttcatttcttttaattatttatataaaattaatttttgaattggatgttattttttaccattatttttttgtcctttttagaTCTGAAAAGTAGCATTATCATCTTGTTCCTTTGGAAAAAAATGGGGATTCACCATTATTATGACTCGTTCTTAAAAAATGGAGATTCACTATTACTATGACTTTTTTTTATCTCACCTTTCATTAAAGGTTGGTGGGTCTTGTAAAGACATTGATAGACTaaataagagaagaaaagggGGGAAAATTATTGGTGGGGTGGGGGGAGACGGCGGTTGGGGGTGGTGGTGCGGCGGCCGGTGGTGGGGGAGCGGCGGCCggttcgggggggggggggggcggggagAGAGATGAAAATTGGGGGAGGggtgtataatttattttttaattattatgatgGACCCACCGCCATGTGTCACGTTTTCATTGGATAAAGTTGCCACGTCATGGAGACTGTAATACACTCTCTTAATTTTGCTGATTATTGTGAAAAAGGTGCCCAATAGGATCAATTTAGATTGGTTTAGGTACCCAATAGGTACAATCCTCGGTTTAGGTAGCCCAGAAAAAAATGTAGTAAAGTTTAGGGGGCTATCTATGAGTTTTGAATATGGATTGAGTTGTTAAGTTATAGGATCAGTACAAACTACAATGCTATTCTATATCCGTACCAGTCAAAAGTTTATAAGTACgaacatccaaaaaaaaatggcatggCTGCATTGCATTTTTGGCTGTACTTACAAGAAAGTAAACTATTCAAAATCTCAACACATTTAGTTTAAATTCAATAACTCCACAAAGACATGTCAATATCATCAGTTTCCATGCCGTATCCTTCTATACATTGAGGCGGAGGTAGCATTAGCCCTTCGGCCATATTTGCTAGTAATCTTGGCATGTAGAAAAGCGCATCCTCGTCCATGAACAACACATTATAATCCGTCAATTCTCCAACGACAACGTCTTGTATGACTTGGTCAATGATGGTAATtctctcaagtttttttttccgAGATTACCGACGTTCGAAATGCCTCGATTCCGATGGTCGCCCTTCGAATGTCTTTGGCGGCTGCTGAAGCAGGGATAAGTAAACTCCAAGACCAGTCAATAATGTCTTGTATGATCACTTGGTCAATAACGTTGACTTCCTCCAAGTTTTCTCCATTCGATGATTCTGACGACCGAAATGCGTTTCCCGCCGGTCCCTCCTCGGATGTCCTCGGGAGACCGCTTCGAAATGGCTCGGAGGGGTAACCTCCAAGTCGAGTCAACGACGTCTTGTATGATCACTTGGTCAATAACGATAACTTCCTCCGAGTTTTCTCCATCTCGACGATTCTCGACGGCCGAATTACTCGGTCGCGCAGCCGCCGCCACTGATGTCCTTGGTGACCGCTGAAGCCTGGAGGGGTAATCTCCAAGGTGAGTCAACGATGTCGCTTATGATCACTTGGTCAACAATGTCACTAACCCCGAGTTGCCTCCTCCGATGATATTTCGATGGCCGAAATGCTTCGGTCGCCTAACCCGCCGCCTTTCCGAATATCCTCGGGCGGCCGCCGGCCGGAACGGGCAACCCGTGCCGAGTCGCTGAAAGTTCAAACAAGCTGACCGGCCTCTAAGAGCCATGACCGCCACATCATGAGCTCTAGCCGCCATTTCTGCAGTTTGGAACGTGCCAAgccaaattcttgatttttcacCTGGTACTCTTACTTCGCTAACCCACTTTTCGGAATTCCTCCTCCTCACTCCCTTGTAAACGGGGTGTCGAGTTTCGTGAAACTTCTTCCTGCCCCCACGTCTTTTCGGGGTTTTAGAAGCTAACATCATGACTTCTTCATCAGAGAAATTAGCTTTTCCATAGCTTCCATTATTAGAGGTTGATGTAGAAGTAGTTGGTACTAAAGGAAGTGGATCGAAATTGAAGTTTCCGAAAATGTCCATTCTTGTAAATGATGAATGAGGAAAGTGTAAAGAGTGGATGAATATTCAGCTAAGGTTAAGAttcctttttgaaaaagaagtgtgttatatatatttattgtgaCATCTAGATATATAGAGTATTAGTctattgatgatatgataagTGAAAGTGTTGGATATATAGTGAGTGTTGAATAAGGTGTAAGAATAAAAAAGGAAGCTTATACGGTTGAGACGCGAAGGAACACGGAATGTTATCGGGAGACTGGCTGGGCGCCTCATGGCTTAACtttgaaaagggaaaattacTGTGGGGCCTATTAGCCCATTAATTAGGGGTAaaactaaggggtcgtttggtagttGTTTGGAGGTGAGTTATGCAAGTATTTGCATAAGTAATATCATGTTTGGTAATTGGTTAGGAGGtaagttatttatatataaaattaatacggtgtttgatttgcaatttagaaaccctcataactaatacatgtataagttatgagtgAATATATGCATTAATTTATGTAAGATAGAAGGTGGAATAATTAATACATGAGTAACTAAATCATGCATAACTAAtccctgcataaaataatacgtAGATTCCCTAAACTAATCCTAActctaaccagctaccaaatgATCCCTAAAGGTTTTTAAACAATTGGCCGCTcgttaaaaaataattacaatcgCTAGCCAATATACAAGAAGTacatattaattatatataaaatatgtataatttttatatattataaataatatacaatAAATATACATTTACTGACTATTATCTAGGTGAGCGGCTACACAATGGACAAATTCACTACACAatggaaaaattcaaaaaacttATTTGCATCTAGTGTTGacatataataatattaacTTGTTAttgttaaataatttaataaggtaaaaatatatgttattaACTATGATTAAACAAAAGATATTTAAAGTCAAACctctttataaatattatttgtcCGAGTAATTTTTTATCGCTAAAGCGAAatgcaattatatataaaaacatataacataacatgacatgaagATTAATATATTATAGAAAGATCgtccgtgtatatatatatatatataatatattttgattaAATGTAAATACTCAGGGGAAATTTTTTACCTTACCCAAGATGATTTTAACACAAGTTCAGGCTGGATTGTCTCTGTTTATGTGTTGAACACGTGTGCGTAGTAGGCTCAGCTGATGCGACAACTTGTGAGGTCGTTTCCCACCTTCTACTTTTCTTCCTTTCTGGGTTTGATGATTTGAcacctttttgtttttttttttggttaaagaaattttttattacatagggagTAGGGGAAGAAAATTATAAAGTGGGGAATCAAACATTTaccaataaggtgaaagttcaggtaatcaaccaactgagctactaaaaTCCCCGCACCTTTTGTTTATCATCCAGTACTTGGTACAAATTCGATTAAATTGAATTTGTACTCGTGTAAggtttattaaaaagaaaaatatttcttattaaGAATTTTTCATATCTAAGACTTGAACTCGATACCtttaattaagaataaataaatcTTATCCGTCCTATTGTAatccatgatgatgattatataCTAATTAGGGTACATTACTACTACTCAAAGAACACAATAAACAAGACTAAGGTAGGAAAagtacaaacaacaataataacatacccGGGTAGAGAAAGTATTGCATCaattatttataatataaaatttaaaattattaaaataaaatctatatatttAAAACTTACATAAAAATACTTTCGACATTTAACAATGATTCTAAGAATTTGAAGAGCATATAAAAAGATTGTGGTCAAAGATATAAAAAATTGATTCTCCAAATAACAATTGtatcacataaaataaaatagataaGAGTAGTTATTTTTCATACACTTCAACATAGGGCtaggcataaataccgaaaaccaaaaaatcgaaccgaacgaAATTAATTCGGGTTTTCAGTGTtcggtttttcgggtttttggttcggtttcggtttcgattttcaGAAATTTCAGTGTTCGGTTCGGTGCGAGATTTAGTGTTCGGTTTTTCGAATTTTCGGTTTAAACCGAAATTTTATATATTAgccaaaaaatattaaatggcTATtggtttatgtaatttttggCTACTGGTTTGGTGCTACCAAACATAAAAATGGCTACTGGTTTATGTAATTTTGAGCATGCTCGAGCCTAATTTCCTAGCTGTATTATCGCCATTACCATTTCGCAGGGGCGGACCCACTAGCAAATTTTGGGTGCTCCAGCACCCATTGAACTCAGTAACGGAGTGTATAGCTGCATATAAAATATAAGGGAAACAAATATAAAAAGTTAACATAGCACCCATGAAGTGGTAAATCTGATAGGTAATTTGGTTAGGGGAGGGTGCTGGAAGCTTTTCTACTAAAGGGTCAAGAGTTCAAATTTCACTAGGaaccttattttattttttttaatgctagattattttttcttccctattattagTAAGCACCCCCGAACTCAAAATTTTGGGTCCGCCACTGCCATTTCGCTTCTGTGGGTTGCGATCAACCCCCCTGCTAGTGCTACTGAAATTGGAGGGTCATTCCAGTTCCCTTGATTTTTCCTAACTGGCATAGTCCAAATTAGCTCCTGCACATTCCATTCAGATTATTCTTTAGtttcatcatcttttttttcttccctcTCTATAACAAAATGTGGACACAAGGGCCTTGAATATTATGTGGATTTTTGCCACCACTATTGTCTTTGAATTTTTGTTTATGATTCAATGTTCATAGGAAAGGGCAAAAcataaaattgttttttttgcATGTTCATCCACTGGACTAAGCTAAGACCGGGCAGACCTTGAGGATCcgtcatgcatatcaaaaaaaccgaaaccgaaagaaccgaaccgaactagtttggttcgatGTTcagtgtccaccttcaaaataccaaaaccgaaatagccgaaccgaagtttgaaaaAACTGAACCGAAAAACTGAACGTCCACCCCTATTCAACATTCAAACAAATCTGTAATTCAAAACAATAATGAGTTGTGTAAAATTCAATCGAAAAGATATATAATTAAGAGAAGTTGATGTTTGATGCCTAGATCAAGGGGGAGGATTAGGAGTAAGACATTATTGAATATGATAGTGGGAAGTGAGGATATTCTGGTCTGCTCAAATTTTGATGAAtatttattctatatttataaaaataaaagttaataagtaccaaatgaaattaatcaaaatacatacaaattaatccaaacattacaaatattaaaaaagagtTTACAAGTAAGACATTCTTTGAAAATAATGGTAAGTAAGGATGAGTTGCATTTGGGACCTGAAGGGTTGACACGAATAGCCACCCAAGCTATCGAGTCCAATAAAATTTAACAAACAGACAGAATAACCTTTTGAAAATGATTTTGTCATAAAATTGGTGACTAGACACTGGGTTGCAGCACACGGGATTGACTTTTAGGCAACTCGTCATTTGTTTCCGGTTTTTCATCCGATGCTCAATATTTATATTGGGTCCAATTAAATCCGAGTTCGTGTCGGAAAATTCAACATTATAAAGCTCTTTCTAATAAAGGCAACTCCGTATCAGAAGGACTCAAACCTGAAACTTCTGTTAAGAATGAAGGAATACTTACTACTCCATCACATCGATTGTTGGTGGTAACTCGCGCTCACTTTCACACCCCAAGACTATTGTTTACAAATGAAAGAAGGAAGCTAAGGATTGGTATCATCAGGAGAGATGGGGGTCAAAATTAAAATGGATAGGCAGCGACAAATCTAaaatacgatatatatatatataagttacgGTAACTCAATAGTTTTACTCAAATCATATGTATATCAAGAAGTTCATTTTactttactattatatataagggagagccaagggcttttgtagtcctcacaaaaatttccaaattaatGTTATTCATTTAATTACTTGTAggtccaaattttatttttttaaagtcaaattactttttctttaaataatattttattacgTAGGGGTAGGTGAAGGGGAAATGCGGGAGGAGATTACAAtgtgggattcgaaccctcaccaacaagatCAAAGTTCAAGTAGCCAACCAattgagctactagatccctatgTCAACTTTACTTTTGTTCTTATGgtctactttttaaaagctgTCGAACACCTACcttatttcttctttcactttttACTACTGTATATAAGGGAGAACCAAgggcttttgtagtcctcacataaatttccaaattaatgttaaacttttcaattaattacttgtaggtccaaattttatttttttaaagtcaaatttacttttcttttttttttaaaaaaaattattacataggggtagaAAAAGGGGGAAATGCGGGAGGATTACAACGGGGATTCAAACCTCACCAACAAAGTGAAAGTTGAGTGGCCAACCAACCGAAATTTACTTAGTATCCCTACGTCAACTTTACTTTTATTCTTATGGTCTACTTTTAAAAGTTATCGAACACCTACcttatttcttctttcactTTCTTCTATTGATCTTGTCTATTATCCTTAAAAAACAATCATTTCTTCACTAAATATTCTTGCTTCTTGTCGCTCTCtcgtttttcctttttcatttgttgcttattatcctccaacttttttttcctcctGTTATTGGTTCGTCGATTATAGATTCTTACATAtaggcatttcttttactttatactTGCATTATTGAATTTgataatttctgaaaatttgtTTACTTACATGCAGATATTTCTGTtacattatatttatactttaccGAGCTCacgtgtttaaaaaaaattgtactaaaatgattttcaagtataattttaaaaattatttagtcTAAAACTAAGATCAAAAATCACATTTAACTTGTATAAACCCTTAACACAAAACAATGAGtgcataatttaataaaatcaaaacagatttatttttatctataaATAAAATCACGCGCTGacaaattcacaaaaatatgaaaatatttttcgatTTATGATTTTTGCTAGTTGTAATTATCCTACTTTATCATCTTAGTTTAGGATATCGAATCACTTATGTCCCTTTGAGATTTGCtaatttttcttcttaactttCTTCCTCATAAATAAAGTTTTTGTTAAAAATCATCTAATTGTGTGATGaaaaaactttaataattataaaacttgTTAATAAGATATCATTAACCTACAAATACATTAAATTAGTTATCCCGTAGAaaaatgtactccctccgtcccaatttatgtgatatagtttaattaggcacggagtttaagaaagaaaagaaggactTTTGAAGCTTGTGGCATAAAACAagttatagatatttgtgtggctgtaaatcatttcattaagggtaaaagagaaagttttaagttagattatttctaaatatagaaatatataattctttttggtacagactaaaaaggaatgtgtatcacataaattgagacaaaaaaATAGCAGGTTATACTT encodes:
- the LOC132063058 gene encoding dehydration-responsive element-binding protein 1A-like, which translates into the protein MDIFGNFNFDPLPLVPTTSTSTSNNGSYGKANFSDEEVMMLASKTPKRRGGRKKFHETRHPVYKGVRRRNSEKWVSEVRVPGEKSRIWLGTFQTAEMAARAHDVAVMALRGRSACLNFQRLGTEKLERITIIDQVIQDVVVGELTDYNVLFMDEDALFYMPRLLANMAEGLMLPPPQCIEGYGMETDDIDMSLWSY